Sequence from the Hamadaea flava genome:
AAAGCCCATGCGGCTTGTGGCGAGTTTTCGTGGCTGCGCGGTGGGCACACTGACGCGGTGTCAAGGGCTCCCAGCCGCCAGAACGTCCGGTATCAGCCGCCGCTGGACGGCGTACGCGCGCTGGCGGTGCTGGCCGTGCTGCTGTTTCACGCCGGCGTCCGTCAGTTGCCGGGCGGGTTCCTCGGCGTCGATGCGTTCTTCGTCCTGTCCGGCTTCTTGATCACCTCTCTGCTGCTGGGCGAGCTGCGGCGTACGGGCAGGATCGCACTGGGCGAGTTCTGGTTGCGGCGGGCTCGGCGGCTGCTGCCGGCGCTGCTCGCGGTGCTCGTCGTGGTGGCTCTGCTCGCCCGGACGCTCGCCGGTGGCGAGGAGTTGACCCTGGTACGCGGTGACGCGCTCGCCACGTTGGCGTACGTGGCGAACTGGCGGATGATCTATCGCGGGACGGATTATTTCGCGCAGAACGCAGCGCCGTCTCCGCTTCAGCACACCTGGTCGCTCGGCATCGAGGAGCAGTTCTACCTGTGCTGGCCGGTGATCGTGATCGCCGTGATCGTGTTCGCGCCGCGCCTCATGCGCCGAGCGCGACCATACTTGGCCCGCCCACCACACACCCGTTGGATGCACCGAGCGCAGAAACGCTGGCCGCGCCCAACACCCACAGGCCCGGAGCGCCCAACGCAGCCACGCCCGGCGAGCCGCGCACAGCAACGCTGGGCGCGCCAACCATCCACACGCTTGGCGCGTCCGAACCAGCCTCGCATGGTGAGTCGAACACAGAAACGCTGGGCGCATCCGACACACGCACGCCTGGCGCGACCGGCACAGCCACGCGTGGCTCGTCGAACGCAGACTCGCTGGACGCGCCCAGCACACACACGCTGGGCGCGCACGACACTGCCGGGCCCAGCCCAAGAAGAAGCAGAGCCGCGCCAGGCGCGCCTAACCCAGCGGTTCGGAAGAGGCATCCTGCTGGCCCTGGTTCTGGCGGGAGCACTCGCGTCGGCGATCGCGGCAGCGTTGCTCTATCGCGACGGGGACGTCGGCCGGGCGTACTTCGGGACGGACACCCGGGCGCAAGCCCTGCTCATCGGCTGTGCGCTGGCGCTCGTGCTGAGGGCTCGGGGACCAAGCGCCGGACCACGGATTCAGTGGGTCTCCGGTGTCGCCGCCGCGCTGGGGCTCGTGATCACCGGGTTCCTGTGGGCGTACGGCGACGGAACACAAGCCTGGCTGTATCGGGGCGGGCTGACGCTCGGGGCGATCGGGGTCGCCGCCGTGTTGTGGCACGTCAGCGTCGTTCCAGCCGGAACGCTGAGCCGGGTTCTCTCGGTCGCGCCGCTGGTGATGATCGGCCAGATCTCCTACGGGCTGTATCTGTGGCACTGGCCCCTGTTCCAACTGCTCGACGCCGACCGCACCGGCCTGACCGGCACACGGTTGATCATGCTTCGACTGGCCGTCGTACTGGTCGTCGCCACCGCGTCTTACTGGCTGATCGAACGGCCGGTGCGGCGCGGCGTACGCAGGCCGGCCTGGTTCGTGGGCCGCCGAGCGGCGATGGCGAGTGCACTGGCCGTCACGGTGTTGGTCGCCGGCACGGTCGCGGCGGTGGTGTCGGGGACCCGTCCAGCCACGGTGACCGCAGCCGCGCCGGTCGTGGTTTTTCCGAGCGGCGCACCCTCGGCAGGCGCGTCGGCGACGCACGGGCCGATGACCCGGGCCGGTCGCAAGCCCGGCGGGCAGCCACGCATCACGATTCTGGGTGACTCGGTCGCCTGGACGGTCGGCACGTACCTGCCCGAGCATCCGGGTCTGACGGTCACCACTCGGGCGATTCAAGGATGTGGCATCGCGCTGCTGCCGGACATCCTGACACAGGGCTCGCCGCACACGAACTATCCCAACTGTGAACATTGGCCGGATCGGTGGCGGTCGGCGATCCGGATCGACGATCCCGACGTCGCG
This genomic interval carries:
- a CDS encoding acyltransferase family protein; its protein translation is MSRAPSRQNVRYQPPLDGVRALAVLAVLLFHAGVRQLPGGFLGVDAFFVLSGFLITSLLLGELRRTGRIALGEFWLRRARRLLPALLAVLVVVALLARTLAGGEELTLVRGDALATLAYVANWRMIYRGTDYFAQNAAPSPLQHTWSLGIEEQFYLCWPVIVIAVIVFAPRLMRRARPYLARPPHTRWMHRAQKRWPRPTPTGPERPTQPRPASRAQQRWARQPSTRLARPNQPRMVSRTQKRWAHPTHARLARPAQPRVARRTQTRWTRPAHTRWARTTLPGPAQEEAEPRQARLTQRFGRGILLALVLAGALASAIAAALLYRDGDVGRAYFGTDTRAQALLIGCALALVLRARGPSAGPRIQWVSGVAAALGLVITGFLWAYGDGTQAWLYRGGLTLGAIGVAAVLWHVSVVPAGTLSRVLSVAPLVMIGQISYGLYLWHWPLFQLLDADRTGLTGTRLIMLRLAVVLVVATASYWLIERPVRRGVRRPAWFVGRRAAMASALAVTVLVAGTVAAVVSGTRPATVTAAAPVVVFPSGAPSAGASATHGPMTRAGRKPGGQPRITILGDSVAWTVGTYLPEHPGLTVTTRAIQGCGIALLPDILTQGSPHTNYPNCEHWPDRWRSAIRIDDPDVAVILLNRWELMDRRIQGGYQHVGQPAFDAYLSGQLTQGIGIAKSRGAQIVLLTASYTRRSERPDGGLYPEDEPIRVDAWNHLLQATALRFPGQVSVLDLNAVTCPGGRFAWDVDGLRIRSDGLHFTPPGVQQVIAPWLLPQVARIAVTGPPAPQGRATARPD